In one window of Mercurialis annua linkage group LG4, ddMerAnnu1.2, whole genome shotgun sequence DNA:
- the LOC126678822 gene encoding probable lipid phosphate phosphatase beta, which translates to MATTQPPFLLRHIIKSDQKISLLLHTLFHSYLPSSLLLFLELSADFRFSFPISLALSFSPTLLSFLSPLLFGLLLDLALVGLIKVTFRRSRPPYNPKMSPAVSADNYSFPSGHASRVFFIASLVSLSKPQILTALLELNKTRGWLDGYDENKVLEIAVFVVCVWALITAVSRVLLGRHFLLDVLFGACLGVFEGIIAFRFLRFEDFLSNLLNYQWSGQKLN; encoded by the exons ATGGCCACCACACAACCACCATTCCTTCTCCGCCACATAATAAAATCCGACCAAAAAATATCTCTCTTACTCCACACTCTCTTCCACTCTTACCTCCCATCATCTCTCCTCCTCTTCCTCGAACTCTCCGCCGATTTCCGCTTCTCCTTCCCAATATCCCTCGCACTTTCCTTCTCGCCGACTCTCCTGTCATTCCTTTCCCCTCTCCTTTTCGGTCTCCTCCTCGACCTAGCTCTCGTCGGCCTAATTAAAGTCACCTTCCGCCGCTCTCGCCCTCCCTACAATCCCAAAATGTCCCCCGCAGTTTCTGCCGACAATTATTCCTTCCCTAGCGGCCACGCGTCTCGCGTTTTCTTTATCGCCTCTCTAGTTTCGCTTTCGAAACCTCAGATTTTAACTGCTCTTCTAGAATTGAATAAAACACGTGGCTGGCTTGATGGATATGATGAGAATAAAGTGTTGGAAATCGCTGTGTTTGTTGTGTGTGTTTGGGCGTTAATTACTGCTGTATCTAGGGTTTTGCTAGGTCGGCATTTTTTACTTGATGTTTTATTTGGTGCTTGTTTGGGGGTTTTTGAAGGAATTATCGCCTTTCGGTTTCTCCGATTTGAGGATTTCTTGAG CAACTTGCTTAACTATCAATGGAGTGgccaaaaattaaactaa
- the LOC126676307 gene encoding uncharacterized protein LOC126676307, which translates to MASGWMKSLQCKSRAFEDVINPNPKLLIPSSSCRKSAQSIKDVIETATTAATETAAAIRKQKSLHRKNNHHHHRLNQQKPIPNQTNKPKPNKTEPLSAPPTRSHSLSRTTARNPDPLFPALTEVSEGHPSRNVIEIIFQTSWSNKSFPGRIEMIFKVHNGSRTATRFEEYREMVKTRAGLTVGATWEENARCVADGNEMMRFYCLGPTGCVNDARGGAWVFPGGKGTAICTFSGSGGAHESAGGGSGRRAMLVCRVIAGRVSKQIKFDSLMDGRIGFDSVSGENGELLVFDPRAVLPCFLIIYKL; encoded by the coding sequence ATGGCCAGCGGATGGATGAAATCACTGCAATGTAAATCCAGAGCTTTTGAAGATGTCATAAACCCAAATCCAAAGCTTCTGATTCCCAGCTCTAGCTGTCGGAAAAGCGCTCAGAGCATCAAAGACGTCATCGAAACtgccaccaccgccgccacaGAAACCGCCGCAGCCATTAGAAAGCAAAAGTCACTCCATCGTAAAaacaaccaccaccaccaccgttTAAATCAACAAAAACCTATTCCAAACCAGACTAATAAACCCAAACCGAATAAAACCGAGCCGCTTTCTGCTCCTCCTACTCGTTCTCATTCTCTTTCCCGGACGACGGCCCGTAACCCGGACCCGCTTTTCCCAGCTCTGACTGAGGTGTCTGAAGGACACCCTTCACGTAATGTGATTGAAATAATCTTTCAAACTAGCTGGAGCAATAAGTCTTTTCCGGGTCGGATCGAGATGATATTCAAAGTCCATAACGGGTCAAGAACCGCAACTCGTTTTGAAGAGTATCGTGAAATGGTTAAAACCCGGGCCGGATTAACGGTGGGTGCTACGTGGGAGGAGAATGCGCGCTGCGTTGCGGATGGTAATGAAATGATGCGGTTTTATTGTTTGGGTCCTACAGGCTGCGTCAATGATGCCCGCGGCGGCGCGTGGGTTTTTCCTGGTGGTAAAGGGACGGCTATTTGTACATTTTCCGGCAGTGGCGGTGCTCATGAAAGCGCTGGTGGCGGTAGTGGAAGACGGGCTATGCTGGTTTGTCGGGTTATAGCGGGTagggtttcgaaacaaataaagTTCGACTCGTTGATGGATGGCCGAATCGGGTTTGACTCGGTGAGCGGGGAAAATGGCGAGTTGCTGGTGTTTGATCCACGTGCGGTTTTACCATGTTTTCTTATCATctataaattgtaa
- the LOC126678852 gene encoding adenine phosphoribosyltransferase 3 gives MSAYRDEDPRIHGIQTKIRVVPNFPKPGIMFQDVTTLLLDPKAFKDTIDLFVERYKGKNISVVAGIEARGFIFGPPIALAIGAKFVPMRKPRKLPGEVISEEYVLEYGTDCLEMHVGAVKSGERALVVDDLIATGGTLCAAMNLLERAGAEVVECACVIELPDLKGRERLNGKPLYILVEYH, from the exons ATGTCGGCTTACAGAGATGAAGATCCTCGTATCCATGGCATCCAAACCAAGATTCGTGTTGTCCCCAATTTTCCCAAACCAG GTATTATGTTTCAAGATGTCACAACTCTGTTGCTGGATCCTAAAGCCTTCAAGGACACTATTGATTTGTTTGTTGAGAGATACAAAGGAAAAAATATTTCTGTTGTTGCAG GAATAGAGGCGCGAGGATTTATATTTGGACCTCCTATTGCCTTGGCTATTGGAGCAAAGTTTGTCCCAATGCGAAAACCCCGAAAGTTGCCGG GTGAAGTTATTTCAGAAGAATATGTTCTGGAATACGGCACAGACTGTCTCGAGATGCATGTCGGTGCTGTCAAATCAGGAGAACGAGCTTTGGTGGTTGATGATTTGATTGCCACTGGTGGCACTCTGTGTGCTGCTATGAATTTACTGG AACGTGCTGGAGCAGAAGTGGTCGAATGTGCGTGCGTAATTGAATTGCCTGATTTGAAG GGTCGTGAGAGACTGAACGGAAAGCCATTGTATATACTGGTTGAATATCACTAA
- the LOC126679145 gene encoding uncharacterized protein LOC126679145 — MMQGDFDLFPLRRPTDSIKHVLKQTMVNQDVMFKNQVHELHRLYRVQESLMTGVDWEECDYNLWKTKLQSSLLPLTNPTVHESPAKLPRLSLNCKVSSLPFVDQDCRPLELQLSADEFINRIEEDFRRKRNARNSFSSPIDLTIPFSEGNCSDAENLKLSLTLGGDNKRMRGAIRTCFAKKNYYCSQNVIDLEEADESVSDGYPKCSTSFKLKHEMQDPASCDLIILASVKKDLSHEIVESNSSQEHSECCQEQISISEGFRVSPDDSPSDDLSSKMQHRGLLDLNKVLFDNSSCCSDDNMLTEPSRPSSEGSSDGFTGGVQDGNFPDMFKRKEDSKCLNEASEIVKQDNLALVDLNEKFTSTDIWTGDYDFICRKANLEIPESTISPLTVVSEDLGCCSGDDRNGSVAVKSKLSYIEVSRDTHEAANPKSPASCRSYRISDNDLSTARTTNCGIASATLNKDSNTRLGSQDANIPTGEHEQRNSDSSNSKNDCCNIEEEAAELLIHIYSKHSARDQDSSAKEIRNEREVKPLCSFDSFELNAINLTETNMDDNAVSSKQFEITEMEAKEFGMKLRRGRRLKDFQKEIMPNMASLSRHEIQEDINIMQGVLRSREYRKMRAKTANNCSPPLRSRRSRAARKKIA, encoded by the exons ATGATGCAAGGGGATTTCGATCTGTTTCCATTACGAAGACCTACAGATTCGATCAAACATGTTCTAAAGCAGACAATGGTTAATCAGGACGTTATGTTTAAGAATCAG GTCCATGAACTCCACCGGCTGTACCGAGTTCAAGAATCACTGATGACGGGTGTTGATTGGGAAGAGTGCGATTACAACTTATGGAAAACAAAACTTCAGTCATCTCTTCTTCCTCTTACAAATCCTACAGTACATGAATCGCCGGCAAAGCTACCTAGACTCTCCTTAAATTGCAAG GTGAGCTCATTGCCATTTGTAGACCAAGATTGCAGGCCACTTGAACTTCAATTATCTGCTGATGAATTCATTAACCGCATTGAGGAAGATTTTCGAAGGAAAAGGAATGCTCGGAATTCTTTTAGTAGCCCTATAGACTTAACTATTCCTTTTTCTGAAGGTAACTGTTCAGATGCAGAGAACTTGAAGCTTTCACTTACACTTGGAGGGGATAATAAAAGAATGAGAGGTGCAATAAGGACTTgttttgctaaaaaaaattattattgctCTCAAAATGTGATTGATTTGGAAGAAGCAGACGAGAGTGTGTCAGATGGTTATCCAAAATGCAGCACTTCTTTTAAATTGAAGCATGAGATGCAAGATCCTGCCTCCTGCGATTTAATCATCTTAGCAAGTGTAAAGAAAGATCTATCTCATGAAATTGTAGAGAGCAACTCTTCTCAAGAACATAGTGAATGCTGTCAAGAGCAGATCTCTATCAGTGAAG GATTTAGAGTTTCCCCTGATGATTCTCCATCTGATGACCTATCTTCTAAAATGCAACATCGAGGGCTATTAGACCTCAACAAAGTTCTCTTCGACAACTCTTCTTGTTGCTCAGATGATAATATGCTTACCGAACCTTCAAGACCAAGCTCAGAAGGTAGTTCTGATGGATTTACCGGTGGCGTGCAGGATGGAAATTTCCCAGACATGTTTAAGCGAAAAGAAGATAGTAAATGCCTAAATGAAGCATCTGAAATCGTCAAACAAGATAATCTTGCTCTTGTGGATTTAAACGAAAAATTCACAAGCACAGACATTTGGACCGGCGATTACGATTTTATTTGTAGGAAAGCAAACCTTGAAATTCCAGAGTCCACGATCAGTCCCTTAACAGTCGTCTCTGAAGACCTTGGTTGCTGCAGTGGTGATGACAGGAATGGCAGTGTTGCGGTGAAGTCTAAACTTTCGTATATCGAAGTAAGTCGAGATACACATGAAGCTGCAAACCCGAAATCTCCTGCTTCATGCAGGTCATACAGAATTTCTGATAATGATTTGAGCACTGCAAGGACAACGAATTGTGGCATTGCATCCGCCACCTTGAATAAGGATTCAAACACCCGGTTAGGATCTCAGGATGCTAATATTCCAACAGGGGAGCATGAGCAAAGAAATTCTGACAGCAGTAACTCGAAAAATGACTGCTGCAACATAGAAGAAGAAGCAGCTGAATTGCTCATTCATATATACTCGAAGCATTCAGCTCGCGATCAAGATTCTTCCGCGAAAGAGATTAGAAACGAGAGAGAGGTGAAACCGCTGTGTTCTTTTGATTCGTTCGAGTTGAATGCTATAAATCTAACAGAAACCAATATGGATGACAATGCTGTTTCGTCGAAGCAGTTTGAAATAACCGAAATGGAGGCAAAGGagtttggaatgaagctgaGACGAGGAAGAAGACTGAAAGATTTCCAGAAGGAGATAATGCCAAATATGGCATCTCTATCTAGACATGAAATTCAAGAAGATATAAACATTATGCAGGGAGTCTTAAGATCAAGAGAGTATCGAAAAATGAGAGCCAAGACTGCAAATAACTGCTCACCACCACTAAGAAGTAGAAGATCACGAgctgcaagaaaaaaaattgcatgA